The sequence CGCGGGCGGTCGGCGGCGCCTGACACCGGTCTTCGCGGACGGCGGCACCCCGACCCGGCGTTTGAACTGCCGGCTGAACGCCGCCTCCGAGTCGTAGCCGGCAGCGCGCGCGGCCCCGGCCACCGTCGCGCCTGGACGCGCGAGGTGGCGGCTGGCCAACTGCATCCGCCAGCGCGTCAGGTACTCCATGGGCGGCACGCCGACGTGAGCCGCGAACCGTTCGGTCAGCACCGTGCGCGACACGCCGCAGCGTCTGGCGAGGGCGGCGAGCGTCCAGCGGGCGGCCGGCGCTTCGTGGAAGCGCGCCAGGGCCTGGGCTGCCACCGGATCGCGCAGGCCCGCCAGCCACCCCGGACCGTCCGGCGCGGCGGCGGCGAAGTGCGCCCGCACGATCTCGACGAACATCAGCTCCGCCAGCCGCAATGCGACGCTCCGTCCGCCTGGACGGGCCTCGGCCAGTTCCGCCAGCGCGAAGTCCACCAGATGGCGGAAGGGGCTGGCCGGTCCGGCGCCTGTCCGGACGGTGACCATCCTCGGCAGCGCCGCCAGCACGGGACTCTCGGCGGGCCGATCGCTGCCGAGGAAGCCGCACAGGAAGCGCGCCGCACGCGGGCCCTCGCCGCCCTGCGTCACGAGCGGCGGCAGCTTGCCCGACGCCATCAGCTCGAAGAACGCGAGGGCGTCGCGGTGCCCGTAGCTGGGTGGAGCATCCGGCGGATCGCAGATCCGGTACGGGTCGCCGCGCGGCACGACCAGCACGTCGCCGGCCTCGAGACGCACCGGCGCCGCGTCGCGCAGGCCGGCCCAGCACCCGCCGTCGATCACGAGGTGGTACGAGACGAGGTGGGGCGAATCGGGCAGCACGAGGCGGCGGAACGCCTCGGTGTCCGGCGCCCACGAGTTCCACGGCGGCGTCGCGTCCACCTGGAACAGCATCGATCCCGTGAGGCGGATCGATCGCAGGACGTCGGACACGACGTCGAATCCGGACGTCCGGGCGTCCACCGCGGACGTTGGGTCATGGGGCATCGTCGTCGTCCTCGCCATACTACCGCCCGAGTCCGCGCGCGGTCGCGCGGCGGAGGGCTGCCATGGACGAGGTCGTGACGTCGTCGAACCCGGCCGAGATCTACCACGCGCGCTTCGTGCCCGCGCTCTTCGCCCACTGGCCGCCCCGGGTGCTCGCGGCCGCGCGCGCCGGTGCCGGCGACCGCGTGCTCGACGTGGGGTGCGGCACGGGCGTGCTCGCGTGCGCCGCCGCCGCACTCGTGGGCCCGGACGGCGCCGTGACGGGGCTCGACGCGAGCCCGGACATGCTGGCCGTGGCGCGGCGTCAGCCGTGTGTCGTCGCGTGGCACGAGGGACGCGCCGAGGCGCTGCCGTTTCCGGACGGCGCGTTCGACAGGGTGGTCAGCCAGTCGGCACTGATGTTCTTCGATCCGAAGGTGCAGGCCATCAGGGAAATGCTGCGGGTCATGGCGCCCGGCGGGCGGCTGGCCGTGCACGCCTTCGATGCGATCGAGCGTTCACCCGCCTACCACGCCCTCTCCGCACTGCTCACGACGCTCTTCGGCAGCCGCTACGGCGACGCACTCCGGCCGCCGTTCGCGCTGGGCGATCGCTACGCGCTGCGCGGGCTGTTCGTCGAGGCCGGCGCCGCCGACGTCGAGGCGGTGACCGAGCCCGGCGTCGTGCGCTTCGCGTCCCTCGACGCCATGATCGCCACCGAGCGGGCCTGCGTCTGGACGCTCGGGGGCCTGCTCGACGAAGGGCAGTTCGCCCGGCTGCGCGAGGCCGCCGGTCCGGCGCTGGCGCCCTGGATCCGACCGGACGGTGCCGTCGAGTTCGACTGCCCCGCCCACATCGTCACCGCGGTCGGCCGGTGAAGGGCCCGCGACCAGCCACCCGCCGCGCCTCGTAGCGCCGCGCGGTGTCTTCCAGGGCCTTGAGCCGCGCGGCCAGTCGGTCCTGCGCGCGACGGCCCGCGTCGGACTCCGCGGCGAGCGACAGGGCCCGCCAGTGCCTGAGCAGCGGCACGATCACGTCGTCCTTGTGCTGGCGCACGTCGTAGATGCCGGCGGCCGCCACCAGGACGCTCCGGCGCCGGAATCCCGGGACGCTCGCGCCTGGCATCGTGAACGCATCCACCTCGTCGGCGAGGGCTTCGAGCGTCTGGTCCTGGGCCAGGTCGAGCGCGGCCGCCACGAGGTCGCGGTAGAAGACCATGTGCAGGTTCTCGTCGGCGGCGATGGGAGCGAGCAGCGCGTCAGCCGCGGGATCGCCGGCGAGCCGACCGGTGTTGGCGTGCGAGATGCGGGTCGCCAGTTCCTGCAGGCTCACGTAGACGAGCGACCGGAGCACGTTGGTGGTGGCGTCGGACCACCCGGTCTGGAGCGTCGCCATGCGGTCGCGTTCCAGCGCCACCGGATCCACCGCGCGTGACACGACGAGATAGTCGCGGATGGCGGTGGCATGGCGGGCCTCCTCGGCCGTCCAGCGGTGCACCCACGCGCCCCACGCGCCGTCCAGCCCCAGCCGTGCCGCCAGGGCATGGTGGTAGCTCGGCAGGTTGTCCTCGGTGAGCAGGTTGAGCTCGAAGGCCGCACGCACGGCCGGCGACAGCGTGGACTGTTCCGCCGCCCAGGCCATGCCGTCCTCGCCCGAGAAGTTCCGGCCGCGGCTCCAGGGGACGACCTCGTGCGGCAGCCACTCGCGCGCCGCCGCGAGGTGCCGTGACAGGCCGGCGGCCACGGTGGGCTCGAGCTCGCGCAGGAGTTCCAGGTCGCTCAGGCGCCGCGTCATCGGTGCCCTACAATACGCGCGTGGACGCGGGGCCGGTCGGCCTGGACGGGGTGGCGGCCGGCCTGGTCGCGCGTGCCGGGCTCCGCTTCGCCGTGGCCGGCGACGAGGTCGCGCGGGACGCGGCGTACCGCCTCCGCGCCCAGGCCGTCGTCGACAGCGGATGGCAGCCCGCGTCGGACTTCCCCGACGGCCGAGAGCACGACGCCTACGACGATCGGGCCGTGCATATCGTGGGCTGGGACGGCGGCGACATCGTCGCCACGGGCCGGATCGTGCTGCCGCCGGGCCCGCTGCCGACCGAGGCGGCCTGTGGGCGCACCATCGAGCCGGCGGGCCGCGTGGCCGACGTGGGCCGCATGGCCGTCGCGCGCGCCTACCAGGACACGCGGCATCCGGCGTTCGTCGCACTGCTGGCGCGCCTGTACCTGGAGGTCCGCGCACGCGGCTTTGATCTGGCGTGCGGCATGATGTCGCCCCGCGCCCGATCGCTGCTCCGCCTGCTGGGCGTGCGGCTCGAGGTGCTCGGGGACGATCGGCCGTATTGCGGCGACGCCCGAGCGCCCGTGCGCTTCTCGCTCGTGGAGAACGACCTGCCACTCTCGACGCGCTGGCGTGCTCCCTCCCCGCCCGCGACGCCCGCGCCCTGAACGCGCGGCCGGGGCGGGCCTCACGCCGCCCCCAGGACGAGCACCGTGTTGAGGCCGCCGAAGCCGAACGACGCCGAAAGCGCTGCACCGGCGCCGAGGGAACGCGGCTGGCCGATCACGGCATCGACGGGGCACGCGGGGTCCAGCCGCCGCAGACCGGCGACCGGCGGCACGACGCCCTCGGCGATCGCGCGCAGCGTCACGATCGCCTCGACGACCCCGGACGCCGCGACGAGGTGCCCGGTCGCGCCCTTCACCGCCGTGACCGCCGGCGGGGCGCCGTCGAAAAGCCGTGAAAGCGCGAGCGCCTCCGCCAGATCACCCGCGCCGGTGCCGGTGCCGTGCGCGTTCACGTGCGCCACGTCCGAAGGCCCGAGGCCCGCATCGGTGAGCGCCGCCCGCATGCACGCCAGCGCGCCCTCGCCTCCGGGCGAGGGCGCGACGAGATGATGCGCATCGGCGTTCGAGGCCTGGCCCAGCACGCGGCCCAGGCTTCGGCGCGCGGGCGCACCGCCGCCGGGCGTCGCCTCCGCACGCTGGAGGACGACGAACGCCGCGCCCTCGCCCATCACGAAGCCGTCGCGGTCGACGTCGAAGGGACGTGAGGCGAGCGCGGGCGCGTCCACGCGCCGGCTCATCACGTCGAGCCGCAGGAAGCCCGCGAGCGTGCTCAGCGTGAGCGGCGCCTCGGCGCCGCCCGCCAGCACGAGATCGGCCGCCCCGCGCCGCAGCAGCTCCAGGCCCTCGGCAATCGCCGTGGCGCCGGACGCGCAGGCGGTCGACACCGTCAGGCACGGTCCCGTGAATCCGAAGCGGAGGGAGAGCAGGGCCGCCGCGGCGTTGCCCATCGTCATCGGGACGACGAGCGGCGAGAGGCCCCTCACCCCCGAGGCCTGGAGGCGCAGGTGCTGGGCGTCCACGGTGGCCGCAGCGCCGATTCCCGAGCCGCACACGACGGCGCAGCGTTCGGGCGGCGGACGATCCGGGCCGGCGCTCCGCAGCGCGTCCTCGGCGGCGGCAACCGCGAGCTGGTGGACGCGATCGAAGCGGCGGCACTCGACGGGCGTCAGGAAGTCCGCCGGGTCGAAGTCCTGGATCGGACACACGAGCAGCCGCGCGTCGTGCGGCAGGCGGTCGTCCGCGTGGGGGATCGCGGACGACCGGCCTGCGCACACGGCGTCCCAGAGCGCGTCGATCGTGGCGCCAGCCGGCGTGCGGACGCCGGCGCCCACGACGACGGCCGCGGCGCGGTGCCCCTGCGGTCACGCGCCGCCCTGGGAGCGGCCGCTCACTTCGTGGTCCAGTGGCCGGCCATCTCGAGGACGGAATTGAGCGTCGTCGGATCGACGAGCGTCCCAAGTCCGGTGGCGAACAGCCGCGCCTCCGCGCCCACTCTCCCGAACCGGCTGGCCCCGGCGACGGCGGCGCTCGCGGTCTGCGCCATGTCGCCGTTCAGCGTCGGCAGCCCTCGACCGGGCGCGAACACGGTCACGATGTCGTGCAGGCCGATGTCGAACACGGCCACCGGCGTGCCCTGGCGGAACGAGTCCGGGTCCGTGAACGACGCCCCTGGCCCGGGCCGCTGGTAGATGGTCAGCGTGCCCTCGATGTCGAGCTCGTGCACGGCCTGATCGACGGTGCGGCGGACCAGCTGGCCGACCGCGTACGCCGTGAACAGCGCCGTGGCGTCGCTGTGGGACGCGCCAGGCACGAACAGCAGGTCGTCGCCGGCGCCGGCCGCGGCCGTCAGGTAGCCGTAGCCCACGAAGTCCTGGCCGACGTTGCCCGTCTGGGCGAACCGCGCCCGGAACTCCACCGCCGTGGCGCCCTTGCCCGCCACGCCGACCATCCCGTTCGGCGACGCGATACCCGAGGCCTCGGCCGTCGTCGTCAATCCGGCGCCCGCCGCCGTGAGCCCCGCCGCCAGGACCTGCCGCCGTGACAGCCCGGCCTCGCCGTCGGCGCCGGCCTGGTCCCGCCCCTGCTCGCTGTCGTCTCGTGCCATGGCGCGTCCTCCTCCTGTTCGTCGAACGTGAACGATCCGGCTACCAGCGCACGCGCGGACGGCGGTGCAGCACGAGCCGGGTGTTGGTCAGCGTCCGGGTGCGGAACTGCACCTCGGACGACACGAGATAGCGGCGGTACTGGCGCACCACCTCGGCGCCGACGATCGAGGCGGCCTCGTCGGCGCGCGCCCGCAGCGCGAGCAGCCACAGCCGCAGCGTCCGCGAAAAGCCATCCGCGTCGGACTCGAAGACGTCCACCTCGAAGTACGGTTCGAAGCCCAGCACGATCTCGGGCAGGTGCGGACAGATCGACTCCGGGTAGAGCGCCAGCACCGAATCGCCGAGCGGTCCCCGGCCGAGCGGCGCGTCGGTATCCGGGGCGCCGTCGTGCGTGATCGTCTCCAGGCCGAGCCGGCCGCCGGGCGCGAGCCACTCGAAGCACCGTGCGAAGAAGCGGCGGTACGCGGCGACCCGATCCAGGCCCGTCGAGCCGTCGCGCGCGAAGTGCTCGAAGGCGCCGAACGAGACGACGGCGTCGTAGGCGGCGGGCGCGTGGTGATCGACCCAGTCCTGCACGCGGACCTCCGCGCCGTGGATGGGCGTCGCCGCGACGTGGTCGGCCTGCGCCTGGCTCAGCGTGAGGCCGACGCTCGGGCCCGCGCCGTGGCGGGCCGTGAGGCGGCGCAGCGCGTAGCCCCAGCCGCAGCCCACGTCGAGCACGCGCGCGCCCGGGCGTGGGACCAGGTGCGCGGCGAAGAAGTCGACCTTGCGATCGATGGCGGCGTCGAGATCGTCGGGGGCGTCGTCCGCCGTCCGCCAGAGGCCCGTCGTGTAGAGCATCGTCGGGCCCAGCCACAGGCGGTAGAACGCGTTCGACACGTCGTAGTGCGCGCGGATCGCCCCGGGCGACGCGCCGGCCGGCGATGCCGGTGCCGCCGCGTGCCCGTCGACCTCCGAGGGCCGGAGCTGGTGAACCCACTGCTTCGGCGCGGGCCGCTTCTTCAGGATGACGCGATAGAGCGTCTGCTCGCGCAGCCGGAAGTACGTGTCGCCGGTCGCGAAGTACCGCGCGAACGTACGGGCCGTGTCCTCGCCCACGAGAGCGCGGGCCCGTTCGCGAGCGGCCCGGTAGCGCAGGCCCCAGGCGCGGAACGTCCGCCAGTAGTGCTCGTGGTGGTCGAGGAACGTCTCGACCTCGAAGTGGGTGTCCCAGCCCAGCACGAGCTCCGAGAGCGAGGCGGGCATGGACTCCGGAAAGATGTCGAGGCGAATCAGCTCAGACGAGGCGCCGCGGCCCGGGCGGCTGCCCGCGTGGCCCACGTTGTCGAGGCAGATGAGCTGCAGCCCCAGACGCCCGCCCTCACGGAGCCATCCGGCACAGCGCTCGAAGAAGGCGCGGTAGACGGCCACCTTCTCGTCGGGATCGAGGCGGTCCGACGCCAGGTGCTCCGTGGCCTCGATGCAGGTGATGGCGTCGTACGGCCGCTCGGGCGCGTGGTCCACCCAGCTCTCCAGCCGGATGTCCACACCGGGCACGCGGCGGCCCCGCGCGTATCCGGTCTGTGACGGGCTGAGCGTCAGGCCGACGCCGCCGGCCGCGCCGTGCCCGTCGACGGCCCTCTGGACGAGCGCGCCCCAGCCGCAGCCGATGTCGAGGAGACGCCCGCCCGCCACCTGGACGCCACCGGCGAAGAAGTCGAGCTTGCGGCGCTGCGCGCGGGCGAGATCGTCGGGGCGATCGGCCTCGTCCCAGAGGGCGCACGAATAGACGCGCTCGTCGCCGAGCCAGAGCGCGAAGAACTCGTGGGGCAGGTCGTAGTGATGGGCGATCGCCGCCGGTGAGGTTCCTGAAGCACGCAGCGTCGGCGCGTCGAGCACGGTCAGGCCTGCGCGGCTCCGGGACCGAACGCGGCCTCGAGCTGCCGGGCGATGTCGCGGACGGTCTCGGCGCCGTCGAGCTTGCGGAGCGCGTCCACCGGCAGATCGCGTCCGAACGTGATCTCGAGCTCCACGAGCACTTCGGCGGCGGCGAGCGAGTCCACCCCGAGGTCGGTGAGCTTCGCGTCGGGCGCAACCTTCGCGCGATCCAGGTTGCAGACGCTCGCGATGGCGTCCTGCACGCGGCGTTCGAAGTCGGCCTCCATCGCGGTCGTAGGGAGTCGAGCGCGCGGAGAATAGCACCCGTGTCCCCCCCGCACAAGGCATGACAGGGCGGCTGCCTGACGCCAATGAAAGGTCTGGCTGGAGCACGACCCTGGCGGGCACGCCGGCCCATGTGTAGAGGGCCAACCGTCGCGCCGTTGGTCCGTCCAATCCCGTCATGCCAGCCATCGACCTTCGTCAGGCCGTCCGTGCGCTCGTCCGCCGCCCGGCCTTCGCCGTGACCGCCGTCGCGCTCGTCGCCCTCGGCGCCGGGGCGAACGCCGCCGTGTTCGCGGTGGTGCGTGGCGTCCTGCTGCGGCCACTGCCCTTCACGCAGCCCGATCGACTGGTGGCGGTGTGGCCACGAGCTTTCGTCGCCAACCAGGACCTGACGTTCTGGCGGACGCATGTCACGTCGCTCGAGCACGTGGCGGGCATCGCGCCGGGCTGGCTGATGGCCCTGACCGATGACGACGGCGAGCCGCTCCGGGTGACGGGCGCGCGGGTGACGGATTCGCTCTTCGGGCTGCTCGGCGCCGCCCCGGCGCTGGGCCGCACGCTCGCAGAGGGCGACGGCGCCGCCGGGCGCGACCGCGTGGCCGTGCTGTCCGACGGCCTCTGGCGGCGGCGCTTCGGCGCCGACCCGGGCGTCGTCGGACGCCAGGTCCGGATCGATGGGGTGGAGCACGCCGTCGTGGGCGTGATGCCGCCGGGCTTCGAGATGCTCGGGCTCAGGACGGACCTGTGGGTCCCCCTCTGGTCGCAGCCGGGCACGCCCGAGGACCGCACGTCGTTCGCGATGGCGGTCGGCAGGCTGCGGCCGGGCGCGACCGCCGCCTCGGCGTCGCGCGAGCTGGCGGCGCTCCGGCAGGACATGCAGCGTGCGTTCGGCTACGACGCCGACTGGGGCC comes from Vicinamibacterales bacterium and encodes:
- a CDS encoding AraC family transcriptional regulator, with the protein product MPHDPTSAVDARTSGFDVVSDVLRSIRLTGSMLFQVDATPPWNSWAPDTEAFRRLVLPDSPHLVSYHLVIDGGCWAGLRDAAPVRLEAGDVLVVPRGDPYRICDPPDAPPSYGHRDALAFFELMASGKLPPLVTQGGEGPRAARFLCGFLGSDRPAESPVLAALPRMVTVRTGAGPASPFRHLVDFALAELAEARPGGRSVALRLAELMFVEIVRAHFAAAAPDGPGWLAGLRDPVAAQALARFHEAPAARWTLAALARRCGVSRTVLTERFAAHVGVPPMEYLTRWRMQLASRHLARPGATVAGAARAAGYDSEAAFSRQFKRRVGVPPSAKTGVRRRRPPA
- a CDS encoding class I SAM-dependent methyltransferase, producing the protein MDEVVTSSNPAEIYHARFVPALFAHWPPRVLAAARAGAGDRVLDVGCGTGVLACAAAALVGPDGAVTGLDASPDMLAVARRQPCVVAWHEGRAEALPFPDGAFDRVVSQSALMFFDPKVQAIREMLRVMAPGGRLAVHAFDAIERSPAYHALSALLTTLFGSRYGDALRPPFALGDRYALRGLFVEAGAADVEAVTEPGVVRFASLDAMIATERACVWTLGGLLDEGQFARLREAAGPALAPWIRPDGAVEFDCPAHIVTAVGR
- a CDS encoding acyl-ACP desaturase, with translation MTRRLSDLELLRELEPTVAAGLSRHLAAAREWLPHEVVPWSRGRNFSGEDGMAWAAEQSTLSPAVRAAFELNLLTEDNLPSYHHALAARLGLDGAWGAWVHRWTAEEARHATAIRDYLVVSRAVDPVALERDRMATLQTGWSDATTNVLRSLVYVSLQELATRISHANTGRLAGDPAADALLAPIAADENLHMVFYRDLVAAALDLAQDQTLEALADEVDAFTMPGASVPGFRRRSVLVAAAGIYDVRQHKDDVIVPLLRHWRALSLAAESDAGRRAQDRLAARLKALEDTARRYEARRVAGRGPFTGRPR
- a CDS encoding GNAT family N-acyltransferase, translating into MDAGPVGLDGVAAGLVARAGLRFAVAGDEVARDAAYRLRAQAVVDSGWQPASDFPDGREHDAYDDRAVHIVGWDGGDIVATGRIVLPPGPLPTEAACGRTIEPAGRVADVGRMAVARAYQDTRHPAFVALLARLYLEVRARGFDLACGMMSPRARSLLRLLGVRLEVLGDDRPYCGDARAPVRFSLVENDLPLSTRWRAPSPPATPAP
- a CDS encoding beta-ketoacyl-[acyl-carrier-protein] synthase family protein; this encodes MGAGVRTPAGATIDALWDAVCAGRSSAIPHADDRLPHDARLLVCPIQDFDPADFLTPVECRRFDRVHQLAVAAAEDALRSAGPDRPPPERCAVVCGSGIGAAATVDAQHLRLQASGVRGLSPLVVPMTMGNAAAALLSLRFGFTGPCLTVSTACASGATAIAEGLELLRRGAADLVLAGGAEAPLTLSTLAGFLRLDVMSRRVDAPALASRPFDVDRDGFVMGEGAAFVVLQRAEATPGGGAPARRSLGRVLGQASNADAHHLVAPSPGGEGALACMRAALTDAGLGPSDVAHVNAHGTGTGAGDLAEALALSRLFDGAPPAVTAVKGATGHLVAASGVVEAIVTLRAIAEGVVPPVAGLRRLDPACPVDAVIGQPRSLGAGAALSASFGFGGLNTVLVLGAA
- a CDS encoding class I SAM-dependent methyltransferase; amino-acid sequence: MLDAPTLRASGTSPAAIAHHYDLPHEFFALWLGDERVYSCALWDEADRPDDLARAQRRKLDFFAGGVQVAGGRLLDIGCGWGALVQRAVDGHGAAGGVGLTLSPSQTGYARGRRVPGVDIRLESWVDHAPERPYDAITCIEATEHLASDRLDPDEKVAVYRAFFERCAGWLREGGRLGLQLICLDNVGHAGSRPGRGASSELIRLDIFPESMPASLSELVLGWDTHFEVETFLDHHEHYWRTFRAWGLRYRAARERARALVGEDTARTFARYFATGDTYFRLREQTLYRVILKKRPAPKQWVHQLRPSEVDGHAAAPASPAGASPGAIRAHYDVSNAFYRLWLGPTMLYTTGLWRTADDAPDDLDAAIDRKVDFFAAHLVPRPGARVLDVGCGWGYALRRLTARHGAGPSVGLTLSQAQADHVAATPIHGAEVRVQDWVDHHAPAAYDAVVSFGAFEHFARDGSTGLDRVAAYRRFFARCFEWLAPGGRLGLETITHDGAPDTDAPLGRGPLGDSVLALYPESICPHLPEIVLGFEPYFEVDVFESDADGFSRTLRLWLLALRARADEAASIVGAEVVRQYRRYLVSSEVQFRTRTLTNTRLVLHRRPRVRW
- a CDS encoding acyl carrier protein; translated protein: MEADFERRVQDAIASVCNLDRAKVAPDAKLTDLGVDSLAAAEVLVELEITFGRDLPVDALRKLDGAETVRDIARQLEAAFGPGAAQA